One Natator depressus isolate rNatDep1 chromosome 6, rNatDep2.hap1, whole genome shotgun sequence DNA window includes the following coding sequences:
- the ERH gene encoding enhancer of rudimentary homolog has product MSHTILLVQPTKRPEGRTYADYESVNECMEGVCKMYEEHLKRMNPNSPSITYDISQLFDFIDDLADLSCLVYRADTQTYQPYNKDWIKEKIYVLLRRQAQQASK; this is encoded by the exons ATG TCTCACACAATTTTGCTTGTTCAGCCTACTAAGAGGCCAGAAGGGAGAACATATGCCGACTATGAATCGGTGAATGAGTGCATGGAAG GAGTTTGTAAAATGTATGAAGAACATCTGAAGAGAATGAATCCCAACAGCCCATCCATTACATATGACATCAGCCAGTTGTTTGATTTTATTGATGACCTGGCAGACCTCAGTTGTCTTGT TTACCGTGCTGACACTCAGACATACCAACCCTACAATAAAGACTGGATAAAGGAGAAGATCTACGTCCTCCTccgcaggcaggctcagcaagcaAGCAAATAA